From the genome of Cololabis saira isolate AMF1-May2022 chromosome 4, fColSai1.1, whole genome shotgun sequence:
GTTCAGATTGAACTTCCATTGGAGAAAATTTAATACGTATCCGATTTCACATATGAAAGTGACCCAGGTCTGATGTAAAACAATAATTTGATGAGCTGTTCAGACatccaagcaaaaaaaaaaaaaaagattcggATACTTTTGCCTGCAGTGTAAACGTAGACGAAGTTATAGAGTCAGTCAAGTGTTGGCtgctgccactcactgcttTGGTTTTAACACTTCTTTGCCCCTGAATTCAGTGAGGGTCCACTGGAAGCCGGTGCCTTAACGGTGGACCTTGATGCCGCAGGACgagcttttgagcagctgctggCAGTCCCATGGATCACACAATCAGTTAAGAATACATTATGTGAATAAACATGCAAATGGAAACTGACTCAAATCTGGTGCGGTAACTGGAATTTTGCTGTGAGGTTTAATAAAACGTCTTTCCATGCAGGTGAATTTAGGACATCTAATCCAGTTGCTCGTTGCTTCAGCAAAAGCCTTAACCTCCCCAGAGATCATTCTGATTTTACTGACATGTCCTCTCCTGCAAGAGGACTCCAACGTCATGAATGGAGTCATGTCTTTGGTTGTGGTTATAAACCAACTCCGTGAGAAGACTCTGGAAATGCTAAGTAAAAATTTCTTTTAGAGAACTTCACTTTTTGTTGAATGATTACATCATCATTTAATCACATCATCAGTATGTGTGATTTTGTGTTGTTGCCGGTTTTCTTTCTGTAGGAAACTGGTGGTCTTCTCTGTCAGACTCCATGCTGATGAGGCACATCATGGTCTTCAAAAATGCCCTGGTCTTCCTGCTAAGAAATGGCCTCTTGGCAACCCACACCCCAGGCATCAGATACCTGCTGGGGGTCCTCAAGATACTCTATAAAGTCAGTGCCGACTGATTCAGTTGTATCTTTGAATTTGGAGTCGAGCTATTGAATCCCTCATTGTCTTTGATCGCTACATTTTGCCAAATATTGACCAGCTTCCATCACAAGTTATTCAGTCTTATCTTGCTTCTGTTTATTGGTAGAAATGTGGACAGAGTTATCAAAAGCATGTATTTCTTATATGAAGGCATTGTTTCTGATTGTTTATCCTTTTATTTCTAATAaatatgtatgtgtacactGCATTTCTTTTCAGGCAAACAAAGCTGGAAAGTCCTATAAAGTCCCACTGAGCACCTTTTACATCGAGAAAATCAATAGTGCCGTTGCACCGGAGGAGGACATAACATTTTGGTTGGCAATGACTAGAGTTGaggtgaaaaaaacaaatgtaattCCTGTAACATAAACAAGAACCTGTCTCTTTTTCTGTATAAGTTGAAATGTATTTCAGTATTTCATGTTGAAATTAGTTCttgataaattatttttccccaaaggATCACAAGGACTCAGCGATCATCTTTCACTACCCGTTCGCTTTCCCTCTGCTTTGCAAGGTTGCAGCTCTTAATTTCGTCATGAACAGAGCAATGGTAATGTACTTATAAACTAGGACATTATTCATTATGTCTCACTGACAATCCTGCACATTGCAATATGACTGGCTGCAATATATCACTGTTACTTTATAGAGaagattttttctcttttttaacaaCAGGGCGGGCATTTAGCAGTTTTTCAGCAGGCTTTGGTCCAACCAAACAACTTCTCGACTGCTCCTTTGGACTCTGCTTCTTCTGTCCCGTTCTTCATGCTGACTCTGAGACGGACTCACTTGGTGGAGGATTCCTTCAGACAGCTTGCTGCGGCTGACCACTCTGTCTTTCACAAGCAGCTTTGGGTAAACATAACATGAAACGCCTTTGTGGAGCTACGTTGTGTATCTCTTAACTTCTCATCACTTCACTGTAGAGCAATTAAAACTCCAGCCAATTAGCTTTGCGCTTTGCACTTCAGTGCACACTATATTGGAGTAAATTAAACTGTATCCATCCGATGCATAATGAGTGAAGCAAAGAgaaattaagtttaatttttaaaacaaatgtccGACGTGCAGAGGCTAATTCTTGTTTGACATAGCTATCAAACTTGTTCTAATTCATAGTTCTTCATGTCATTTTTCTCATCTTTTGGTTGCAACACTTTACAGTGCCCTTACAGAAAGACTATTGTATTCAGTTTTGCACACTGCCCACGGGAGGAAAAATAAGCttgtttaatttagtttagtaaTTTAGTTTGTCAGATTATTTTATGATTATAGATGGCTTCTCATTGTTAGAGCCAAGGTCCAAAATTAACCCTGAGTCTCACCGGCCAAGtggagatttttattttatttttttgacaattctaaataattaaatatttaaatgtcACATACAGTAGGCATTTTTTTCAGGATTGTGCCCACATGAATATTCTGGTACACAGTGTTGTGTGCGATATGTTACGCTGTAAAGGCTCTCATAATATCTTTGATACATTTATATTTCAGTGAATGGATTTACCTGTCAGGGTGGCTAGTAACCACCCAAGATTTACCTCATCTTTCAGCGGGTGATAATTTCAGACACTGATTAGTGGAGTAATTTCAAAATAATTCAGAATCATGAAAGATATTTTCTCTGGTCCTAGGTTCAGTTTGTGGATGACAGGCAGGTGATGAATGTGAATAAAGAGGACTTCTTTCTTTATGCGTTTGATGAGCTGATGGCTCCTGAATCTGGAATGTTCTTGTACAACGAGAGCCAGACTCTGGCCTGGTTTCCACCCAGGGTAAGACAGTTAatccaaacaaaaactaactGGATATTTGTTCATGGGCATACTGTACGTACATTTTTCAACACTTTTCATGTGAACATTGTTGCTTAATTCAAATTGTTTATTCCTCATCAAACAGCCAAAGGTAGATGAGAAGAGGTACTTCCTGTTTGGCATTCTTTGTGGCCTTGCTCTTTACAACCGCAACATTGTGCACTTGCCGTTCCCACGAGCTCTCTTCAAAAAGCTGCTCCACGTCAAGCCGTCGCTCGATGACATGAAGGAGTTAGACCCCGTCCTGGCAGGGTAAGACTGAGTCTGAAATACATAACACAAGTGCTAAAGTAGGCCATACAACATATAAAATTTGCTTCACAATTACATCAGATGTAAATGTGCCCATACATGAATATTTTCATAGGTAGTCTTCGACTGACGTGTAGGTCATGAAAAAGCGTGATGGATCTCTACCAATTTTCTATTCAGGTCTTGGAGGTCCATCTTGGAGGACTGCAGTCCTGAACAAGTTGAAGAACTAATGTACCCTTACACAGTATGTTTATACAGTTTTTTGAATTATAGCTTTCTCTGATCAAATGATAAATGCTGTTGTATATTGGCATAATATTCAAGCGTTAATTGACTGCTCTCTCTCATTGTATCAAAGGTGGTCTGGGGTGGTGAGGAGGTTGAACTGGATCCAGACACTCCTGGAAAATTGGTTACTGGGTCAAATaggtacatttcttttttttcaaaacatgtaacaCTATGTACAACAGTCGCCACAGTGTCCTTCATGACCTTTTCCCTTACCTCTACCAGCCTTTTGTCAATTAAGTGAACGCCAGATCCCCTGGTGTTCAATACACTTGTTCATAGATGCTAACGCTAACAATGCCAATGTTGCTAATGCCAACTCGGGGCCATCACATGGGAGAAACTTAGTTTGTAAGAGTTTTTCTAAAGCTTTTTCCTTGCTTGCATTTTCAATGCATTTTCAATGCATGCAAGGTAAATAATGGTCCGAAtaacagcaggaggaggagtttGGCAGCTACGCTAGACATTACAGAGGATCCATAGATGAGTAACAGTGCTACATCATCTCCGTCGGAGGACATAGTCCCCCCGGAGGAAACATATTAATgtcattgtatatatatatatatatatgtgtatatatatatatatatatatatttatatatatatatatatatatatatatatatatatatatatatatatatatatatatatatatatatatatatatacacacacacatatatatatgtatatatatatatatatatatatatatatatatatatatatatatatatatatatatatatatatatatacacatatacaataACATGAATTGTTTACCTGAGAAACCATATAATTTGCATGCCAAGTTGCTACAAAGCAACTCCGTATTTATAATTACATTTATATCACATTTATATAAGCAAATACCTCAACAGTTGTATTGACTATCTTTCAATGTCGATGATTTGTTTTCACCCAAAAAGGTTGAAAAAGGCTGAGCTATATTGCTTACAGGCAATTTACTGTGATGTTCTGTTCTCATCTGTAGACACTCACATGGGTGGACTGAAGCGAGAgcaaaatgaaacatttaaacGTTAGGTGTTACATTTCTGGCCTTCCCCATCTGATATCCTTTTAACTTATTTGTTATTTCTGCATGTTTGTGTATGAAAAGCCTGGTTTTGCTACCATCCATCACAAGAACCTTGAATGCATGCACACAATGCATACACTGGTGTGTGTGTAATcaatattttctgcaataatggCTTAATTCGTTCTGTGTGATCAGATCCACTCACACTTGCAGTGTTCAGCTAAGGGATAACTTTAGAATTGTAAATTATTTGTCTTAATAGGAAAGACTTTGTCTCTGCCTCGGTCAACTATGTCTTCAACAAATCCGTGGAGGGAGTGTTTGGAGCGTTCAAGAAAGGGTTTTTCAAAGTGTTTAACCTGGACGTGATGGAGATCTTCCAACCTGAGGAGTTACAAACAGTGATGCAGGGTGGAGAAAACTACGACTGGGAGGTGTTCAAGCAGGTATGCTGCAAATGCcaataggttgttttttttttaagcttaaaAATTAGAAATAGAATTATGTACTTTATAAATATAACATGTAAGACTACCtgcacaaaaaattaaaagagctACAGCAAGCGAAAGGCAGAAAGACTTTACTGGATCCTAAGTTTCCCTGacatgcaaaatacatttttaaaaaagctggTGGTTCGGGTTCTAGTGCCTGTGGGCCTTTAATGGATCTCTTCCCTCACTCTCTCTGACCCATTTGATTACTGACACTACAGCAACAACAAGTGCATAAAGTATCCACATCATTCAGACTACATGACAGAATATGTGGCAAAatgactttcttttttctcttgctcTCATTCACATAATTGTTGTGATTATTAAGAGCCAAAATTGATGTTGagattattatctttttttttttttactgaacaGAACACCGTTTATGAAGGTGACTACCACGCTGGCCATTCAAACATCATTACCTTTTGGGAGGTGTTTGAGAAACTGACAGCAGAGCAGAAGAAAAAGTTCTTTCGTAAGTTTTCACATGATTGCACTATATATCATGTGTAAATCTTTACTTTGAATCAGTTTAAGTCTTGTTTTTGTATAAACACATATACTATATATcctacacattttcttttaattcaacCCAACTGATTCCAAGTTACATTTAACCAGCTCATTCACTTGTATATTTGTTTTCGTCTTCAGTATTTCTGACGGGCTCCGAGCGAGTACCCATTCAGGGAATGCAGAGCGTCCAAATGAGAGTGGCTGCGTTGCCTGATGCCACTGAGAAACACTTGCCGGAAGCTCTGACCTGCCATCGTCTGCTACTGCTGCCCAACTACAGCAACCCCCTGGTGGAGAAGACGATGCAGACCAGGCTTCTCAAGGCTATTCATAACAGAGGCTTCTGGAAACAACTAGACCCACAGACTGAAACAGCATCTGCTTCTTAAAATCAGTCCAGCTGAGTTTTACTTAGTTTGAGGTTTTGATTTTTGTACTAGATATAGACACTTCCTTTTAAATCTTGGGTTGACAGTTCTAACTTAAACATGTAGAGGAATGTAGGTAATGTTTTGTAGTTCATTACAAATGAAACTGTATTATTTATGCAATGCCTGCATGTTCAATGTTTATATCTTGTTTCACAATAATTGTACAATTTGCCATCGTCACGATGTccggggcctgtactacgaagcaaattcaacatacccaggatatcttttccttatccagattcactaacccggacaattgcaatcacgctaagcggtcacacgacggtggttatcaactcggtatatcaacccaggtttttccaatctggatatgagcgcgtgcacataaaaggggcggtgttttcagcgcatgaccaatcgcaagcatggagaagtccgctgtcagagccgcttatttcagtagcgaagagcaaacaataattttacggaaatgtgatgagtataggcatataatacaggcaagaagcaacacagctgcagacagctggcaaaagatcgctgactgtataaatgcgtaagttcatagggatataaacatcactgccccatcattagggcataagtagatctgactataattacagttgtctattctgttaaatgcatgtgttgcttagatgtattcgtatggcgtgtatgacaattgtagcctcattccttcagctgcaaccccagcggagtgaaacgcacatgggagcaaataaaaaataaatataaaaacataattcaaagcggtaagtaggctcactttcatatcttagaagtacaacaagtacaaggctttagtgtttctattactctctgttttaggatgatatcagtatacaaaagcacaatgaaatagcattgacattacttgcagcaaacagaaaaaaaaatgacaagaagaagatcggagggatcctctcacgatccgcgcaccgagctccactggattctcttcgaaagggcatgccattttccaagagagctgattggtcagtgggcggtgcttttatacccggcgatctgtatctcgaacataacctgctccggagcaggttagctgttcagcataagttaccatggcgatgtaccccggtaagaagtgaaccaccgtcgtagtcctgaaaacccagggttaaacctgaagttacctcgctaaccccaaatcccgcttcgtagtacaggcccctggaatCAGTGAAATCTCAAGTTTACTCTGTTTGGtgaattaaaaacactaatatGCATATGTAGGTGGAAATCCAAAAACTCTAATCAACTTAATTGATCAGGTCTTTCTGTGATTGTAGTCTTTTTTTGCACTAATTTATTTCCAGTTATACAAATTTAGCAAATgtgttatttctttatttaaaagggaTTTTTGAAAATGTAGAAACTATAAAAGTCCCTTCTCTCTTGCTTCAATCATCAACCAAATAAATGCTAATGTTTAGTGACAATGTCTTGA
Proteins encoded in this window:
- the LOC133442516 gene encoding probable E3 ubiquitin-protein ligase HERC6; the encoded protein is MQVYCWGDISSSGSSSSSGGQSGPALSPVSWTVRGDLTHICCGETHTLFLHADGAVLSCGHNANKGQLGRKKNKNKKQTPGRVEGLGDVVAISCGQDHSLALSASGHVFSWGKGGDGQLGMLLESQSSSFRPSRVPLPLSIRIVQVACGNSHSLALTTGGDVFSWGSNSHGQLGLGKEVPVQHNPALVCSLTGVPVTQISAGGTHTLFLTLSSLVYCCGANKCGQLGLNRVDEKGRFNICMVPALRPLGVSFISCGESHTAVLTESGGVYTFGEGSHGQLGHNSSTNEVRPRLVDGLGGPVSQIACGRHHTLVLSSSGRVWAFGNGDKGQIGTGQTGGSLRPTPVQLPWISDSTTAVPSDLKISAGWNTNFSHSSPAKNSDHGQICGRLDKNKLQEWLTMSHSNVEARREIESIFFTSSSLVASFTKANEGPLEAGALTVDLDAAGRAFEQLLAVPWITQSVNLGHLIQLLVASAKALTSPEIILILLTCPLLQEDSNVMNGVMSLVVVINQLREKTLEMLRNWWSSLSDSMLMRHIMVFKNALVFLLRNGLLATHTPGIRYLLGVLKILYKANKAGKSYKVPLSTFYIEKINSAVAPEEDITFWLAMTRVEDHKDSAIIFHYPFAFPLLCKVAALNFVMNRAMGGHLAVFQQALVQPNNFSTAPLDSASSVPFFMLTLRRTHLVEDSFRQLAAADHSVFHKQLWVQFVDDRQVMNVNKEDFFLYAFDELMAPESGMFLYNESQTLAWFPPRPKVDEKRYFLFGILCGLALYNRNIVHLPFPRALFKKLLHVKPSLDDMKELDPVLAGSWRSILEDCSPEQVEELMYPYTVVWGGEEVELDPDTPGKLVTGSNRKDFVSASVNYVFNKSVEGVFGAFKKGFFKVFNLDVMEIFQPEELQTVMQGGENYDWEVFKQNTVYEGDYHAGHSNIITFWEVFEKLTAEQKKKFFLFLTGSERVPIQGMQSVQMRVAALPDATEKHLPEALTCHRLLLLPNYSNPLVEKTMQTRLLKAIHNRGFWKQLDPQTETASAS